The following are encoded together in the Drosophila biarmipes strain raj3 chromosome 3L, RU_DBia_V1.1, whole genome shotgun sequence genome:
- the LOC108030736 gene encoding teneurin-m isoform X4 has product MNPYEYESTLDCRDAGGGPAHAQPHPHALAQGRTLPMSGHGRPATDLGAHGSQTLQHQNQQNLQATQAAQSSHYDYEYQHLAHRPPDAASNTAQRTHGRQGFLLEGVTPTAPPDVPPRNPTMSRMQNGRLTVNNPNDVDFEPSCLVRTPSGNVYIPSGNLNINKGSPIDFKSGSACSTPTKDTLKGYERSTQGCMGPVLPPRSVMNGLPAHHYSAPMNFRKDLAARCSSPWVSIAAISVLCGGVLLLILLTIFGGLHWTQSAPCSVLVGNEVSEVTAAKSTNTDLSKLHNSSVRAKNGQGIGLAQGQSGLGAAGAGGGVSGGSSAATVTTATSNSGTAQGLLSTSASAEATSSAATSSSQSSLTPSLSSSLANANNGGARTFPARSFPPDGTTFGQITLGQKLTKEIQPYSYWNMQFYQSEPAYVKFDYTIPRGASIGVYGRRNALPTHTQYHFKEVLSGFSASTRTARAAHLSITREVTRYMEPGHWFVSLYNDDGDVQELTFYAAVAEEMTQNCPNGCSGNGQCLLGHCQCNPGFGGDDCSESVCPVLCSQHGEYTNGECICNPGWKGKECSLRHDECEVADCNGHGHCVSGKCQCMRGYKGKFCEEVDCPHPNCSGHGFCADGTCICKKGWKGPDCATMDQDALQCLPDCSGHGTFDLDSQTCTCEAKWSGDDCSKELCDLDCGQHGRCEGDACACDPEWGGEYCNTRLCDARCNEHGQCKNGTCLCVTGWNGKHCTIEGCPNSCAGHGQCRVSGEGQWECRCYEGWDGPDCGIALELNCGDSKDNDKDGLVDCEDPECCASHVCKTSQLCVSAPKPIDVLLRKQPPAITASFFERMKFLIDESSLQNYAKLETFNESRSAVIRGRVVTSLGMGLVGVRVSTTTLLEGFTLTRDDGWFDLMVNGGGAVTLQFGRAPFRPQSRIVQVPWNEVVIIDVVVMSMTEEKGLAVATTHTCFAHDYDLMKPVVLASWKHGFQGACPDRSAILAESQVIQESLQIPGTGLNLVYHSSRAAGYLSTIKLQLTPDVIPPSLHLIHLRITIEGILFERVFEADPGIKFTYAWNRLNIYRQRVYGVTTAVVKVGYQYTDCTDVVWDIQTTKLSGHDMSISEVGGWNLDIHHRYNFHEGILQKGDGSNIYLRNKPRIILTTMGDGHQRPLECPDCDGLATKQRLLAPVALAAAPDGSLFVGDFNYIRRIMTDGSIRTVVKLNATRVSYRYHMALSPLDGTLYVSDPESHQIIRVRDTSDYSQPDLNWEAVVGSGERCLPGDEAHCGDGALAKDAKLAYPKGIAISSDNILYFADGTNIRMVDRDGIVSTLIGNHMHKSHWKPIPCEGTLKLEEMHLRWPTELAVSPMDNTLHIIDDHMILRMTPDGRVRVISGRPLHCATASTAYDTDLATHATLVMPQSIAFGPLGELYVAESDSQRINRVRVIGTDGRIAPFAGAESKCNCLERGCDCFEAEHYLATSAKFNTIAALAVTPDSHVHIADQANYRIRSVMSSIPEASPSREYEIYAPDMQEIYIFNRFGQHVSTRNILTGETTYVFTYNVNTSNGKLSTVTDAAGNKVFLLRDYTSQVNSIENTKGQKCRLRMTRMKMLHELSTPDNYNVTYEYHGPTGLLRTKLDSTGRSYVYNYDEFGRLTSAVTPTGRVIELSFDLSVKGAQVKVSENAQKEMSLLIQGATVTVRNGAAESRTTVDMDGSTTSITPWGHNLQMEVAPYTILAEQSPLLGESYPVPAKQRTEIAGDLANRFEWRYFVRRQQPLQAGKQSKGPPRPVTEVGRKLRVNGDNVLTLEYDRETQSVVVMVDDKQELLNVTYDRTSRPISFRPQSGDYADVDLEYDRFGRLVSWKWGVLQEAYSFDRNGRLNEIKYGDGSTMVYAFKDMFGSLPLKVTTPRRSDYLLQYDDAGALQSLTTPRGHIHAFSLQTSLGFFKYQYFSPINRHPFEILYNDEGQILAKIHPHQSGKVAFVHDAAGRLETILAGLSSTHYTYQDTTSLVKSVEVQEPGFELRREFKYHAGILKDEKLRFGSKNSLASAHYKYAYDGNARLSGIEMAIDEKELPTTRYKYSQNLGQLEVVQDLKITRNAFNRTVIQDSAKQFFTIVDYDQHGRVKSVLMNVKNIDVFRLELDYDLRNRIKSQKTTFGRSTAFDKITYNADGHVVDVQGTNNWKYLFDENGNTVGVVDQGEKFNLGYDIGDRVIKVGDVEFNNYDARGFVVKRGEQKYRYNNRGQLIHSFERERFQSWYYYDDRSRLVAWHDNKGNTTQYYYANPRTPHLVTHVHFPKLSRTMKLFYDDRDMLIALEHEDQRYYVATDQNGSPLAFFDQNGGVVKEMKRTPFGRIIKDTKPDFFVPIDFHGGLIDPHTKLVYTEQRQYDPHVGQWMTPLWETLATEMSHPTDVFIYRYHNNDPINPNRPQNYMIDLDSWLQLFGYDLNNMQSSRYTKLAQYTPQASIKSNMLAPDFGVISGLECIVEKTSEKFSDFDFVPKPLLKMEPKMRNLLPRVSYRRGVFGEGVLLSRIGGRALVSVVDGSNSVVQDVVSSVFNNSYFLDLHFSIHDQDVFYFVKDNVLKLRDDNEELRRLGGMFNISTHEISDHGGSAAKELRLHGPDAVVIIKYGVDPEQERHRILKHAHKRAVERAWELEKQLVAAGFQGRGDWTEEEKEELVQHGDVDGWNGIDIHSIHKYPQLADDPGNVAFQRDAKRKRRKTGSSHRNASNRRQLKFGELSA; this is encoded by the exons ACATCAACAAGGGCTCACCCATCGACTTCAAGAGCGGCTCGGCCTGCTCCACACCCACGAAGGACACGCTGAAGGGCTACGAGCGGAGCACGCAGGGCTGCATGGGTCCTGTGCTGCCGCCGCGCAGCGTCATGAACGGCCTGCCCGCACACCACTACTCGGCGCCGATGAACTTCCGCAAGGACCTGGCCGCGCGCTGCTCCTCTCCCTGGGTGAGCATCGCCGCCATCTCTGTCCTCTGCGGAGGCGTGCTCCTGCTGATCCTGCTGACCATCTTCGGCGGCCTGCACTGGACCCAGTCGGCGCCCTGCTCAGTTCTAGTCGGCAACGAGGTCTCCGAGGTCACTGCTGCCAAGAGCACGAACACGGACCTCTCCAAGCTGCACAACTCCTCGGTGCGCGCCAAGAACGGACAAGGCATCGGACTGGCCCAGGGACAATCGGGACTCGGAGCTGCGGGCGCGGGCGGAGGAGTCTCCGGCGGATCCTCGGCTGCCACCGTGACGACGGCCACATCGAACAGCGGCACCGCCCAGGGACTGCTGTCGACGTCCGCCTCCGCGGAGGCCACGTCCTCGGCGGCCACGTCTTCCTCCCAGTCCTCGCTGACGCCCTCGCTGTCCTCGTCCCTGGCGAATGCCAATAATGGAG GAGCCCGAACATTCCCGGCACGCAGCTTCCCACCGGACGGCACCACCTTCGGACAGATCACCCTCGGCCAGAAGTTGACCAAGGAGATCCAGCCGTACAGCTACTGGAACATGCAGTTCTACCAGTCGGAGCCGGCCTACGTCAAGTTTGACTACACGATCCCGCGTGGCGCATCCATTGGAGTATACGGCCGGCGGAACGCCCTGCCCACCCACACCCAGTACCACTTTAAGGAAGTGCTCAGCGGATTTAGCGCCAGCACACGAACGGCCCGGGCCGCTCAC CTGTCGATAACCCGGGAGGTGACGCGCTACATGGAGCCGGGGCACTGGTTCGTCTCGCTCTACAACGACGACGGCGACGTGCAGGAGCTGACCTTTTACGCGGCCGTGGCCGAGGAAATGACCCAAAACTGTCCCAACGGCTGCTCCGGCAACGGACAGTGCCTGCTGGGGCATTGCCAGTGCAACCCCGGCTTTGGGGGCGACGACTGCAGCGAAAGCGTGTGCCCCGTGCTGTGCTCCCAGCATGGCGAGTACACCAACGGAGAGTGTATCTGCAACCCGGGCTGGAAGGGCAAAGAGTGCTCCCTGCGGCACGACGAGTGCGAGGTGGCCGACTGCAATGGGCACGGCCACTGCGTCAGCGGAAAGTGCCAGTGCATGCGCGGCTACAAGGGCAAATTCTGTGAAGAAG TTGACTGTCCGCATCCGAACTGCTCGGGCCACGGATTCTGCGCCGACGGCACATGCATCTGCAAGAAGGGCTGGAAGGGACCGGACTGCGCAACCATGGACCAGGACGCCCTGCAGTGCCTGCCCGACTGCTCTGGCCACGGCACCTTCGACCTGGACAGCCAGACGTGTACCTGCGAGGCCAAGTGGAGCGGCGACGACTGTTCCAAGGAGCTGTGCGACCTGGACTGCGGTCAGCACGGTCGTTGCGAGGGCGACGCCTGTGCATGTGACCCGGAGTGGGGCGGCGAGTACTGCAACACGCGGCTGTGCGACGCCCGCTGCAACGAGCACGGCCAGTGCAAGAATGGCACATGTCTGTGCGTCACGGGCTGGAACGGGAAGCACTGCACCATCGAGGGCTGTCCCAACAGCTGCGCCGGACACGGCCAGTGCCGCGTGAGCGGCGAAGGTCAATGGGAGTGCCGCTGCTACGAGGGCTGGGACGGACCGGACTGCGGCATCGCTCTGGAACTGAACTGCGGCGACAGCAAGGACAACGACAAGG ATGGCCTGGTTGATTGCGAGGATCCCGAGTGTTGCGCCAGCCACGTGTGCAAGACCTCCCAGCTCTGCGTTTCCGCTCCGAAACCCATTGACGTGCTGCTTCGGAAACAGCCGCCGGCCATTACGGCCTCCTTCTTTGAGCGCATGAAGTTCCTCATCGACGAGAGCAGCCTGCAAAACTACGCAAAACTGGAGACCTTTAACGAAAG TCGATCGGCCGTGATCAGAGGCCGCGTGGTCACATCCCTTGGCATGGGCCTGGTGGGCGTCCGAGTGTCCACCACCACGCTGCTGGAGGGCTTCACCCTGACCCGCGACGACGGATGGTTCGACCTGATGGTCAATGGCGGCGGTGCCGTGACCCTGCAGTTCGGACGAGCTCCCTTTCGGCCGCAGTCGCGCATCGTCCAAGTGCCGTGGAACGAGGTGGTCATAATCGACGTGGTGGTCATGTCCATGACCGAGGAAAAGGGACTGGCTGTCGCAACGACTCACACCTGCTTTGCCCACGACTACGACCTGATGAAACCCGTAGTGCTGGCCTCGTGGAAGCACGGCTTCCAGGGCGCCTGTCCCGATCGAAGCGCCATCTTGGCTGAGTCCCAGGTGATCCAGGAATCGTTGCAGATCCCGGGCACGGGCCTTAACCTGGTTTACCACTCATCGCGTGCCGCCGGCTACCTGTCCACTATTAAGCTGCAACTGACCCCTGACGTGATACCGCCCTCACTGCATCTAATCCACCTGCGTATCACGATCGAGGGGATCCTGTTCGAACGGGTGTTCGAGGCGGACCCGGGCATTAAGTTCACGTACGCCTGGAACCGACTCAACATCTACCGGCAACGCGTCTACGGCGTGACCACGGCCGTGGTTAAGGTCGGCTACCAGTACACCGACTGCACCGACGTTGTGTGGGACATCCAGACGACCAAGCTGAGTGGCCACGACATGTCCATCTCGGAGGTGGGCGGCTGGAACCTGGACATTCACCACCGCTACAACTTCCATGAGGGCATCCTGCAGAAGGGCGACGGCTCAAACATTTACCTGCGCAACAAGCCGCGCATAATCCTCACCACCATGGGAGATGGCCACCAGCGACCACTCGAATGTCCCGACTGTGACGGACTGGCCACGAAGCAGCGACTTCTAGCGCCCGTTGCCCTGGCCGCCGCTCCCGACGGCAGTCTCTTTGTCGGCGACTTCAACTACATCCGCCGCATCATGACGGACGGCAGCATCCGCACCGTAGTCAAGCTAAACGCCACCCGCGTCTCGTACCGCTACCACATGGCCCTTAGTCCCCTGGACGGCACTCTGTACGTCTCAGACCCAGAGTCACACCAGATCATTAGGGTGCGCGACACCAGCGACTACTCGCAGCCGGATCTTAACTGGGAGGCAGTCGTGGGTTCCGGGGAGCGGTGTCTTCCCGGCGACGAAGCCCACTGTGGCGACGGAGCCCTCGCCAAGGACGCCAAGCTGGCCTATCCTAAGGGAATAGCCATTTCGAGCGACAACATCCTTTACTTCGCCGACGGAACCAATATCCGCATGGTCGACCGGGACGGTATCGTGAGCACTCTGATCGGCAACCACATGCACAAGTCCCACTGGAAGCCCATTCCCTGCGAGGGAACTCTCAAGCTGGAGGAGATGCATCTACGCTGGCCCACTGAGCTGGCCGTCTCTCCGATGGATAACACGTTACACATCATCGACGACCACATGATCCTGCGCATGACACCGGACGGACGGGTGCGCGTCATCTCCGGACGGCCCCTCCACTGCGCCACAGCCTCAACCGCCTACGACACGGATCTGGCCACTCACGCCACCCTGGTGATGCCTCAGTCGATCGCTTTCGGTCCCCTGGGCGAGCTGTACGTGGCGGAAAGCGACTCGCAGCGAATTAACCGGGTGCGAGTCATCGGCACTGACGGACGTATCGCTCCGTTTGCGGGCGCCGAGTCCAAGTGCAACTGCCTGGAGCGGGGATGCGACTGCTTCGAGGCGGAGCACTACCTGGCCACCAGCGCCAAGTTCAACACTATCGCCGCTTTGGCAGTAACACCTGATAGCCATGTGCACATCGCCGACCAGGCCAACTATCGCATCCGCTCGGTAATGTCGAGCATCCCGGAGGCGAGTCCCTCGCGAGAGTACGAGATCTACGCGCCAGACATGCAGGAGATCTACATCTTCAACCGATTCGGCCAGCACGTGTCCACCCGTAACATCCTGACCGGAGAAACGACTTATGTGTTCACCTACAACGTAAACACCTCCAACGGAAAGTTAAGCACCGTGACCGACGCTGCAGGCAACAAGGTCTTCCTCCTGCGAGATTACACTTCGCAGGTCAACTCGATCGAAAACACCAAGGGCCAGAAGTGCCGCCTGCGCATGACCCGGATGAAAATGCTACACGAACTGAGCACTCCGGACAACTACAATGTGACCTACGAGTATCACGGCCCCACCGGCCTGCTGAGGACCAAGTTGGACTCCACCGGGCGCTCCTACGTGTACAACTACGATGAGTTCGGCCGCCTGACCTCAGCTGTCACGCCCACCGGACGTGTCATCGAACTGAGCTTCGACCTAAGCGTCAAGGGAGCCCAGGTGAAGGTGTCGGAAAATGCGCAGAAGGAAATGTCGCTCCTAATCCAAGGCGCCACCGTTACCGTGCGCAACGGAGCCGCCGAGTCGCGCACTACCGTCGACATGGACGGCTCCACCACCAGCATCACACCGTGGGGCCACAACCTGCAGATGGAGGTGGCGCCCTACACCATTCTAGCCGAGCAAAGTCCTCTCCTGGGTGAGAGCTATCCGGTGCCGGCCAAGCAGCGCACTGAGATCGCCGGCGACCTGGCGAATCGTTTCGAATGGCGCTACTTTGTGCGCCGCCAGCAGCCACTGCAAGCGGGCAAGCAGAGCAAGGGACCGCCGCGTCCCGTGACCGAAGTGGGTCGCAAGTTACGTGTTAACGGGGACAACGTGCTGACCCTGGAGTACGACCGCGAGACACAGTCCGTGGTCGTTATGGTGGACGACAAGCAGGAGCTCCTAAATGTGACCTACGACCGCACGTCCCGCCCCATCAGCTTCCGACCGCAGTCGGGCGACTACGCGGACGTTGACTTGGAGTACGACCGATTCGGACGCCTGGTCAGCTGGAAGTGGGGAGTCCTGCAGGAGGCCTACTCCTTCGACCGCAACGGACGCCTAAACGAGATCAAGTACGGCGATGGCTCGACTATGGTGTACGCATTCAAGGACATGTTCGGCTCGCTGCCTCTAAAGGTGACCACACCCAGGCGCTCAGATTACCTTCTGCAGTACGACGATGCTGGAGCCCTTCAGAGCCTCACCACACCTCGTGGCCACATTCACGCATTCTCGCTGCAAACCTCACTTGGCTTCTTCAAGTACCAGTACTTTTCACCAATCAACCGTCATCCCTTTGAGATTCTGTATAACGACGAGGGCCAGATCTTGGCCAAGATCCACCCACACCAATCTGGCAAG GTGGCTTTCGTGCACGACGCCGCCGGGCGACTGGAGACTATCCTCGCCGGATTGTCCAGCACCCACTACACCTACCAGGATACAACAAGCCTGGTGAAGTCTGTGGAGGTGCAGGAGCCGGGTTTCGAGTTACGACGCGAGTTTAAGTACCATGCCGGCATCCTGAAGGACGAAAAACTGCGCTTTGGCTCCAAGAACTCCTTGGCCTCGGCTCACTACAAGTACGCCTACGACGGAAATGCCCGGCTCAGCGGCATCGAGATGGCCATCGACGAAAAGGAGCTGCCGACCACGCGGTACAAATACAGCCAGAACCTAGGCCAACTGGAGGTCGTGCAGGACCTAAAGATCACGCGGAATGCTTTCAACCGGACGGTTATCCAGGACTCCGCCAAGCAGTTCTTCACCATTGTGGACTACGACCAGCACGGCCGAGTGAAGAGCGTGCTGATGAACGTGAAGAACATCGACGTCTTCCGGCTGGAGCTGGACTACGACCTGCGCAATCGCATCAAGTCGCAGAAGACGACATTCGGAAGGTCCACGGCCTTCGACAAGATTACCTACAATGCCGACGGCCATGTGGTCGACGTCCAGGGTACCAACAACTGGAAGTACCTCTTCGACGAGAACGGCAACACTGTGGGCGTGGTGGACCAGGGAGAGAAGTTCAACCTGGGCTACGACATCGGGGACCGTGTAATTAAGGTGGGCGATGTGGAATTTAACAACTACGATGCCCGCGGCTTTGTAGTGAAACGCGGGGAGCAGAAATATCGCTACAACAACCGCGGACAACTGATCCACTCGTTTGAAAGGGAACGCTTCCAGAGCTGGTACTACTACGATGACCGCAGCCGGCTGGTGGCCTGGCACGACAACAAGGGCAACACCACGCAGTACTACTACGCCAATCCACGCACCCCGCACCTCGTGACCCATGTTCACTTCCCCAAGCTCAGCCGCACGATGAAGCTGTTCTACGACGACCGCGACATGCTCATCGCCCTGGAGCATGAGGACCAACGCTACTACGTCGCCACCGACCAGAACGGCTCGCCACTGGCCTTCTTCGATCAGAATGGCGGCGTCGTGAAGGAGATGAAGCGGACGCCCTTTGGCCGGATCATAAAGGACACCAAACCGGACTTCTTTGTGCCCATCGACTTCCACGGCGGACTGATCGACCCGCACACCAAACTGGTGTACACTGAGCAGCGGCAGTACGACCCTCACGTGGGACAGTGGATGACACCGCTGTGGGAGACCCTTGCCACCGAAATGTCACACCCCACGGACGTTTTCATCTACCGCTACCACAACAACGACCCCATCAACCCGAACCGACCGCAGAACTACATGATCGACCTGGACTCCTGGCTTCAGCTCTTCGGCTATGATTTGAACAACATGCAAAGCAGCCGTTACACCAAGCTGGCTCAGTACACGCCTCAGGCCTCCATCAAGTCAAACATGCTGGCTCCCGATTTCGGTGTGATCTCCGGCCTGGAGTGTATCGTAGAGAAGACCAGCGAGAAGTTCAGCGACTTTGACTTTGTGCCCAAGCCACTACTCAAGATGGAGCCAAAGATGCGAAACCTCCTGCCGCGTGTCAGCTACCGGCGTGGCGTTTTCGGCGAGGGTGTGCTGCTCTCGAGGATCGGGGGACGAGCGTTGGTTAGTGTGGTGGACGGATCGAACAGCGTGGTTCAGGACGTAGTGAGCAGTGTGTTCAACAACTCGTACTTCCTGGACCTGCACTTCAGCATCCACGACCAAGACGTGTTTTACTTTGTGAAGGACAATGTCCTAAAGCTGCGTGATGACAACGAGGAGCTGCGTCGCCTTGGCGGCATGTTCAACATATCAACGCACGAAATTAGCGACCATGGGGGCAGCGCCGCCAAGGAGCTGCGCCTTCACGGTCCCGACGCCGTTGTCATTATCAAGTACGGCGTGGATCCCGAGCAGGAGCGCCACCGTATCCTGAAGCATGCCCACAAGCGGGCAGTGGAGAGGGCCTGGGAACTGGAGAAGCAGCTAGTGGCCGCCGGCTTCCAAGGCCGCGGCGACTGGACAGAGGAAGAGAAGGAAGAGCTTGTCCAGCACGGCGACGTCGACGGCTGGAACGGCATCGATATCCACAGCATACACAAGTATCCGCAATTGGCCGACGACCCCGGCAACGTAGCATTCCAGCGGGACGCAAAGCGTAAGCGTCGCAAGACCGGCAGCAGCCATCGGAATGCCTCCAACCGGCGCCAGCTCAAGTTCGGTGAGCTGAGTGCGTGA